A portion of the Novosphingobium sp. KA1 genome contains these proteins:
- a CDS encoding response regulator transcription factor, with amino-acid sequence MIRRLIIADDHPICVSALTSAVNAVDEGILVSTTDTLSGVRDLIAQGPFDALLLDLALKDSQGLANLVAVQAAAPKLPVLVVSGNAAADLPARAAMLGARGFLNKTAPLAEMKSAIAVILEGGTWFPLREEPADSLADKLSPAQMRVMAELAQGKSNKLIAYSLGLTEPTIKSHLSAIYRAIGVHNRSQALLALRQGLDEAAA; translated from the coding sequence GTGATTCGACGTCTGATTATTGCCGATGACCATCCGATCTGCGTCTCGGCGTTAACTTCGGCGGTTAACGCGGTTGATGAGGGGATCCTCGTTTCGACCACCGACACGCTTTCCGGGGTGCGGGATCTGATCGCGCAAGGGCCGTTCGACGCGCTGCTGCTCGACCTCGCGCTGAAGGACAGCCAGGGGCTGGCCAACCTCGTCGCGGTGCAGGCCGCCGCGCCCAAGCTGCCGGTGCTGGTGGTGAGCGGCAATGCCGCGGCCGACCTTCCGGCCCGTGCGGCCATGCTGGGCGCGCGCGGCTTCCTCAACAAGACGGCGCCGCTGGCCGAGATGAAGTCGGCGATCGCCGTCATCCTCGAAGGCGGTACCTGGTTCCCGCTGCGCGAGGAGCCTGCCGATTCGCTGGCCGACAAGCTCTCGCCCGCGCAGATGCGGGTCATGGCGGAACTGGCGCAGGGCAAGTCGAACAAGCTGATCGCCTACAGCCTCGGCCTTACCGAGCCGACCATCAAGTCGCATCTTTCGGCGATCTACCGGGCGATCGGCGTACACAACCGCTCGCAGGCGCTGCTGGCGCTGCGGCAGGGGCTCGACGAGGCGGCGGCCTAG
- a CDS encoding LysR family transcriptional regulator encodes MQREHMADLIAFIAVADEGSFTRAAAKLDSSQSALSHTIRRLEARLGVRLLARTTRSVAPTEAGERLLASLRPAMEEISLSLASISELRERPAGTIRLTTTEQAAHELLWPSLKPFLERYPDINVEVSVDSGLSDIVADRFDAGIRLGESVARDMIAVCIGPEMRLVPVASPAYLARQGRPETPHDLAAHQCINLRFRTRGNLYAWEFEKDGRALNVRVDGQLTFNSMPMILRAALDGTGIAIMMESYSRPYVERGELVPLLEDWCQPFPGYHLYYPSRRQSSAAFRLLVDALRWRG; translated from the coding sequence ATGCAACGCGAACACATGGCCGACCTGATTGCCTTCATCGCCGTCGCCGACGAGGGCAGCTTCACCCGCGCGGCGGCCAAGCTCGATTCCTCGCAATCGGCGCTGAGCCACACGATCCGCCGCCTCGAGGCCCGCCTCGGCGTGCGGCTGCTGGCCCGCACCACCCGCAGCGTGGCGCCCACCGAAGCGGGCGAGCGGCTGCTCGCCAGCCTGCGTCCGGCGATGGAGGAAATCAGCCTCAGCCTCGCCTCGATCAGCGAACTGCGCGAACGTCCGGCGGGCACCATCCGCCTCACCACCACCGAACAGGCCGCGCACGAACTGCTCTGGCCCTCGCTGAAACCCTTTCTCGAGCGCTACCCGGACATCAATGTCGAAGTGAGCGTCGATTCCGGCCTGTCGGACATCGTCGCGGACCGTTTCGACGCGGGCATCCGGCTTGGCGAATCGGTTGCGCGGGACATGATCGCGGTCTGCATCGGCCCCGAAATGCGGCTGGTGCCGGTCGCCTCGCCCGCCTATCTCGCCCGCCAGGGAAGGCCGGAAACCCCGCACGATCTCGCCGCGCACCAGTGCATCAACTTGCGCTTCCGCACGCGCGGCAACCTCTATGCCTGGGAGTTCGAGAAGGATGGCCGCGCGCTCAACGTGCGGGTCGACGGGCAGCTGACGTTCAACTCGATGCCGATGATCCTGCGCGCCGCGCTCGACGGCACCGGCATCGCGATCATGATGGAATCCTATTCGCGCCCTTATGTCGAGCGCGGCGAACTGGTGCCGCTGCTGGAAGACTGGTGCCAGCCCTTCCCCGGCTACCACCTCTATTATCCGAGCCGCCGCCAGTCCTCCGCCGCCTTCCGCCTGCTGGTCGACGCACTGCGCTGGCGCGGCTGA
- a CDS encoding efflux transporter outer membrane subunit, producing the protein MPPQALAPALVLCLLSGCAAGPDYVPSSAAQLGVPDQWSVTAPPGGEDLTAWWRKFDDPVLTQLVEQAAGANLDLAQAQARLRQAREALVISRAALLPSLSGSGSVNRTETLKGGGTTLTLPDGTVTTTGGGGSTSFTLGLDASYQLDLFGGNRRAVEASRAQFEGAGFDYAATLLTVESELARNYVLARGYQAQIANARASLAIQDENLEIARWRVMAGLVSSLDEQQARSSRAQAAAAIPSLEQQYNAAVSRIGVLTGQAPGAVKPLLETVRRIPRGPDMVGPDGVGVGIPANVLRQRPDVRAAERNLAATTAQIGVARAQLYPQLTISGSLDTNARSFSGLFDTITGGLFGGISQAIFNGGRLNAQVRSNEAAAQGAFAAYKSSVLTALEDVENAVVALRSAETREKELAEALDAASSSALLARMQYRSGLTDFTTLNTQEAALVSARNGLVLAHADRANALVALYDALGGGWDARQDYTTLAGRPAVARQGTKAQETD; encoded by the coding sequence ATCCCGCCCCAAGCGCTGGCCCCGGCTCTGGTCTTGTGCCTGCTTTCCGGCTGCGCCGCCGGGCCGGACTATGTCCCGAGCAGCGCGGCGCAGCTGGGGGTGCCGGACCAGTGGTCGGTCACCGCTCCGCCCGGCGGTGAGGATCTGACCGCCTGGTGGCGCAAGTTCGACGATCCCGTGCTCACCCAGCTGGTGGAGCAGGCTGCCGGTGCCAACCTCGATCTGGCGCAGGCGCAGGCCCGCTTGCGGCAGGCGCGCGAGGCGCTGGTCATCAGCCGCGCGGCCCTGCTGCCGTCGCTGTCGGGCTCGGGCAGTGTCAACCGCACCGAAACGCTGAAAGGCGGCGGCACCACGCTGACCTTGCCGGACGGCACCGTCACCACCACCGGAGGCGGCGGCAGTACCAGCTTCACGCTCGGGCTCGATGCCAGTTACCAGCTTGACCTGTTCGGCGGCAATCGCCGCGCGGTGGAGGCGAGCAGGGCGCAGTTCGAAGGCGCCGGTTTCGACTATGCGGCCACGCTGCTGACGGTGGAAAGCGAACTTGCGCGCAACTACGTGCTGGCGCGGGGCTATCAGGCGCAGATCGCCAATGCCCGGGCCAGCCTCGCGATCCAGGACGAGAACCTCGAGATCGCCCGCTGGCGGGTGATGGCAGGGCTGGTCTCCTCGCTCGACGAGCAGCAGGCGCGCTCCAGCCGGGCGCAGGCGGCGGCGGCGATCCCGTCGCTGGAGCAGCAATACAACGCCGCCGTCTCGCGCATCGGCGTGCTCACCGGGCAGGCGCCGGGCGCGGTGAAGCCGCTGCTGGAAACGGTTCGGCGGATCCCGCGCGGGCCGGACATGGTGGGGCCGGACGGGGTTGGCGTCGGCATTCCCGCCAATGTCCTGCGCCAGCGGCCCGACGTGCGTGCGGCCGAGCGCAACCTTGCCGCCACCACCGCGCAGATCGGCGTGGCCAGGGCGCAGCTCTATCCGCAGCTTACCATCTCCGGTAGCCTCGACACCAATGCGCGCAGTTTCAGCGGGCTGTTCGACACGATCACCGGCGGCCTGTTCGGCGGGATCAGCCAGGCGATCTTCAACGGCGGGCGACTGAACGCGCAGGTCCGTTCGAACGAGGCGGCGGCGCAGGGCGCCTTCGCGGCCTACAAGTCCTCGGTGCTGACCGCGCTGGAGGATGTCGAGAATGCCGTGGTCGCGCTGCGGAGTGCCGAAACGCGCGAGAAGGAACTGGCCGAGGCGCTGGATGCGGCCAGCAGTTCGGCGCTGCTGGCGCGCATGCAGTACCGCTCGGGCCTTACCGATTTCACCACCCTCAACACCCAGGAAGCCGCGCTGGTTTCGGCCCGCAACGGGCTGGTGCTGGCCCATGCCGACCGGGCGAACGCCCTGGTCGCGCTTTACGACGCGCTGGGCGGCGGCTGGGACGCGCGGCAGGACTACACCACGCTCGCGGGCCGTCCGGCCGTTGCGCGGCAGGGCACCAAGGCACAGGAAACCGACTGA
- a CDS encoding DUF11 domain-containing protein, with protein sequence MTYAQTRIATRLAATAAVLAAPALCPQAQAASVAAGTLIENTASASFSAGGTTRTVDSNTVTVKVDELLDVALASRDSAPVSIAGGSAVLAYQLTNTGNGPEAFHLTANPAVSGNPFTAAVTAIAWDSNGNGVYDAGVDTVLASGAATPSIDQDKSLTVFVVVTGPGGMTDAETSKVNLAARAVTGSGTPGTAYAGKGQGGGDAVVGASGADADADGSLVASVATVALVKSAAIADPFGGSQPVPGASVTYTLVATIGGSGSIGDLRLTDVIPAGTSYTAGTLKLDAAALTDAADGDAGKASASGIDVLVGTAAAGSTHTVTFNVTIQ encoded by the coding sequence ATGACCTACGCGCAAACCCGTATCGCAACCCGCCTTGCCGCCACGGCCGCCGTGCTGGCCGCGCCTGCACTATGCCCGCAGGCGCAGGCCGCCAGCGTCGCGGCGGGCACCCTGATCGAGAACACCGCCTCGGCCAGCTTCTCGGCCGGCGGGACGACCCGGACGGTGGATTCGAACACGGTCACCGTGAAGGTCGACGAACTGCTCGATGTGGCGCTGGCCTCCCGGGACAGCGCGCCGGTCTCGATCGCCGGTGGCAGCGCGGTGCTGGCCTACCAGCTCACCAACACCGGCAATGGCCCCGAGGCCTTCCACCTTACCGCCAATCCGGCCGTTTCCGGCAACCCGTTCACCGCCGCGGTCACCGCCATCGCCTGGGACAGCAACGGCAACGGCGTTTACGACGCGGGCGTCGATACCGTGCTGGCGTCCGGCGCGGCGACACCCTCGATCGATCAGGACAAGTCGCTCACCGTCTTTGTCGTCGTCACCGGGCCCGGCGGCATGACCGATGCCGAGACCAGCAAGGTCAACCTCGCCGCCCGCGCCGTCACCGGCAGCGGCACGCCGGGCACGGCTTATGCGGGCAAGGGTCAGGGCGGCGGCGATGCGGTGGTCGGCGCTTCGGGCGCCGATGCCGATGCCGACGGATCGCTGGTCGCCTCCGTCGCCACCGTGGCGCTGGTGAAGTCCGCCGCCATCGCCGACCCCTTCGGCGGCAGCCAGCCGGTCCCCGGCGCCAGCGTGACCTACACGCTGGTCGCCACCATCGGCGGCAGCGGTTCGATCGGCGACCTGCGCCTTACCGACGTGATCCCGGCCGGCACCAGCTACACCGCCGGCACGCTCAAGCTCGATGCCGCCGCGCTTACCGATGCGGCCGACGGCGACGCCGGCAAGGCCTCGGCCAGCGGCATCGACGTGCTGGTCGGCACCGCCGCCGCCGGCTCCACCCATACCGTCACTTTCAACGTCACCATCCAGTAA
- a CDS encoding efflux RND transporter periplasmic adaptor subunit — MADETLDEFLGADKRALWQRKWAVWTALAVLVVLALLLSQCFRGAEKTAYATTRAEKGRLVTTVSATGKLAPTNQVTVGSQLSGLVVKVLVDVNDRVKKGQVLAEIDPEQIEDQIRQYTAQVNANLAQVAQNKATLAESQAQLARLEEVSRLSGGKVPSKTELQAGRADVQRAAAAVKTAEANVAAARATLAQSQTQRSRALIVSPVSGVVLAREVDPGQTVASSFNTPTLFVIAEDLSSMKLEVAIDEADVGTVKEGQAATFTVDAFPGDSFPAKITRVEIGSNLTVSSATSSSSTATTSSSSGQVVSYAADLSVANADFRLRPGMTATAEIVTSDKTGVLLIPNAALSFTPQSAGAGGKSGGVTSAIGFRPPRRGGGGASKSATLERGSRRTIYVLGADGTPQAVEIVMGSSNGQQTEVTGGSLRPGMEVITGQLAPGGS; from the coding sequence ATGGCCGACGAAACCCTCGACGAATTCCTCGGCGCGGACAAGCGGGCGCTGTGGCAGCGCAAATGGGCGGTCTGGACGGCGCTGGCGGTGCTGGTCGTGCTGGCCTTGCTGCTCTCGCAGTGTTTTCGGGGCGCCGAGAAGACGGCCTATGCCACGACCCGGGCCGAGAAGGGGCGTCTGGTGACGACGGTCTCCGCCACCGGCAAGCTGGCGCCGACCAACCAGGTGACGGTCGGCTCGCAGCTTTCCGGCCTCGTGGTCAAGGTGCTGGTCGACGTCAACGACCGGGTTAAGAAAGGGCAGGTGCTGGCCGAGATCGATCCCGAGCAGATCGAGGACCAGATCCGCCAGTACACCGCGCAAGTGAACGCCAATCTGGCGCAAGTGGCGCAGAACAAGGCGACCCTGGCGGAATCGCAGGCGCAGCTGGCGCGGCTGGAGGAAGTCTCGCGGCTGTCGGGCGGCAAGGTGCCGTCGAAGACCGAGTTGCAGGCGGGCCGCGCCGACGTCCAGCGCGCGGCGGCGGCGGTGAAGACGGCCGAGGCCAATGTCGCGGCCGCCCGTGCGACGCTGGCACAGAGCCAGACCCAGCGCTCGCGCGCGCTGATCGTCTCGCCGGTCTCGGGCGTGGTGCTCGCGCGGGAGGTCGATCCCGGCCAGACGGTCGCCTCCTCGTTCAACACGCCGACGCTCTTCGTGATCGCCGAAGACCTCAGCAGCATGAAACTGGAAGTGGCGATCGACGAGGCGGACGTCGGCACGGTGAAGGAAGGGCAGGCGGCGACCTTCACGGTCGATGCCTTCCCCGGCGATTCCTTCCCGGCGAAGATCACGCGCGTGGAAATCGGCTCGAACCTCACGGTATCCTCGGCGACATCGTCGAGCTCGACCGCCACGACCAGCAGTTCCAGCGGGCAGGTGGTGTCCTATGCCGCCGATCTCTCGGTCGCCAATGCCGATTTCCGGCTGCGACCGGGCATGACCGCGACGGCGGAAATCGTCACCTCGGACAAGACCGGGGTGCTGCTGATCCCCAATGCCGCGCTCTCGTTCACGCCGCAGAGCGCGGGCGCGGGCGGCAAGTCGGGCGGCGTCACCTCGGCGATCGGTTTCCGTCCGCCCCGGCGCGGCGGCGGCGGCGCCAGCAAGAGCGCGACGCTCGAACGCGGCTCGCGGCGCACGATCTACGTGCTGGGCGCCGATGGCACGCCGCAGGCGGTGGAGATCGTGATGGGCTCCAGCAACGGCCAGCAGACCGAAGTGACCGGCGGCTCGCTCCGGCCGGGCATGGAAGTCATCACCGGGCAACTCGCGCCGGGCGGCAGCTGA
- a CDS encoding NAD(P)-dependent alcohol dehydrogenase encodes MKTIGYAAQSPETPLAPYAFERRELRGNDVAIEIQYCGVCHSDLHTARNDWGGTVYPIVPGHEIVGRVTAVGPEVSRHAVGDTVAIGCLVDSCGHCDQCEHDHENYCRNGWVGTYNGRDKVTGDVTQGGYARDIVVREEFVLRMPEGLDVAKAAPLLCAGITTYSPLREWNVGEGTRVGVIGLGGLGHMAVKLAAAMGADVTVFSRSPGKEADALELGAARVLISSDETAMKAAASSFDFIIDTVPVKHDLNPYLPLLDVDGSLVLVGQIGPVDEPITTPLVFGRRRIAGSLIGGIAETQEMLDFCAEKNILPEVEMIRMDEINHAYERMERSDVHYRFVIDMSTLEGAAA; translated from the coding sequence ATGAAGACCATCGGCTACGCAGCCCAGTCTCCCGAGACCCCGCTTGCGCCCTATGCTTTCGAACGCCGCGAACTGCGCGGCAACGACGTTGCCATCGAGATCCAGTACTGCGGCGTCTGCCACTCGGACCTCCATACCGCCCGCAACGACTGGGGCGGCACCGTCTATCCGATCGTGCCCGGGCACGAGATCGTCGGCCGCGTCACCGCCGTCGGCCCCGAGGTTTCGCGTCACGCGGTGGGCGATACCGTTGCCATCGGCTGCCTCGTCGACAGCTGCGGCCACTGCGACCAGTGCGAGCACGACCACGAGAATTACTGCCGCAACGGCTGGGTCGGCACCTACAACGGCCGCGACAAGGTGACCGGTGACGTCACCCAGGGCGGTTATGCCCGCGACATCGTCGTGCGCGAGGAATTCGTGCTGCGCATGCCCGAGGGCCTTGACGTCGCCAAGGCGGCACCGCTGCTCTGCGCGGGCATCACCACGTATTCGCCGCTGCGCGAATGGAACGTGGGCGAAGGCACCCGCGTCGGCGTGATCGGCCTTGGCGGTCTTGGCCACATGGCGGTGAAGCTCGCCGCGGCGATGGGCGCGGACGTGACCGTGTTCAGCCGTTCGCCCGGCAAGGAAGCCGACGCGCTGGAACTGGGCGCCGCGCGCGTGCTGATCTCCAGCGACGAGACGGCGATGAAGGCGGCTGCCAGCAGCTTCGACTTCATCATCGACACGGTGCCGGTCAAGCACGACCTCAACCCCTATCTGCCGCTGCTCGACGTCGACGGCAGCCTGGTGCTGGTCGGCCAGATCGGTCCGGTCGACGAACCGATCACCACGCCGCTGGTCTTCGGCCGTCGCCGCATTGCCGGCTCGCTGATCGGCGGCATCGCCGAGACCCAGGAAATGCTCGACTTCTGCGCCGAGAAGAACATCCTTCCCGAAGTCGAGATGATCCGCATGGACGAGATCAACCATGCCTACGAACGCATGGAGCGTTCCGACGTGCACTACCGCTTCGTGATCGACATGAGCACGCTGGAAGGCGCTGCTGCCTGA
- a CDS encoding Hpt domain-containing protein, whose protein sequence is MKETAAPPLVDEEELARSFEALGEARMVPILRAFGACAMDEARVIAAALTGGDEDHARRLAHGFKGAAGNMSATRLARAAEGIEKAASPIPAEAVLPPLLDAARQTAEWIAHRFPD, encoded by the coding sequence ATGAAGGAGACCGCCGCCCCCCCGCTTGTTGACGAAGAGGAACTCGCGCGTTCCTTCGAGGCTCTGGGCGAAGCGCGGATGGTGCCGATTCTCCGGGCTTTCGGGGCCTGTGCGATGGATGAGGCTCGCGTCATCGCCGCCGCGCTGACCGGCGGCGACGAAGACCACGCCCGCCGCCTGGCCCACGGCTTCAAGGGCGCCGCCGGCAACATGTCGGCAACCCGGCTGGCCCGCGCCGCCGAGGGGATCGAGAAGGCCGCGTCCCCGATCCCGGCAGAGGCCGTGCTGCCGCCCCTGCTGGACGCCGCCCGCCAGACCGCCGAGTGGATCGCCCACCGCTTCCCCGATTAG
- a CDS encoding ABC transporter ATP-binding protein produces MSRPIIALSGITKVFGTGETAFRALKGVDLDVAAGDFVAVMGPSGSGKSTMMNILGCLDVASGGQYLFHGHHVETLDRDQRALLRRKHLGFVFQGFNLLARTSALENVELPLLYRGDARQDRRKMAMEALDRVGLADWAHHTPGELSGGQQQRVAIARAIVTNPAVLLADEPTGNLDSQRSVEIMEFLSALNRNSGITVLMVTHEPDMAEYARRIVHFKDGLIDRIEQGAAAESGVAG; encoded by the coding sequence GTGTCCCGGCCGATCATTGCCCTGAGCGGGATCACCAAGGTCTTCGGCACCGGTGAAACCGCGTTCCGGGCGCTCAAGGGGGTCGATCTCGACGTCGCCGCCGGGGACTTCGTGGCGGTGATGGGGCCGTCGGGCTCGGGCAAGTCGACGATGATGAACATCCTGGGCTGCCTCGATGTGGCAAGCGGCGGGCAATACCTGTTCCATGGCCACCACGTGGAGACGCTCGACCGCGACCAGCGTGCCCTGCTGCGCCGCAAGCATCTCGGCTTCGTGTTCCAGGGCTTCAACCTGCTGGCGCGCACGTCGGCGCTGGAGAACGTGGAGCTGCCGCTGCTCTATCGCGGCGATGCCCGGCAGGACCGGCGCAAGATGGCGATGGAGGCGCTGGACCGGGTGGGCCTGGCCGACTGGGCGCACCATACGCCGGGCGAACTGTCCGGCGGGCAGCAGCAGCGCGTCGCGATTGCCCGGGCCATCGTCACCAATCCGGCGGTGCTGCTGGCGGACGAACCCACCGGCAACCTCGACAGCCAGCGTTCGGTGGAGATCATGGAGTTCCTGTCCGCGCTCAACCGCAATTCCGGGATCACCGTGCTGATGGTCACGCACGAGCCCGACATGGCCGAATACGCGCGGCGGATCGTCCACTTCAAGGACGGGCTGATCGACCGGATCGAGCAGGGCGCGGCGGCTGAGAGCGGAGTGGCCGGCTGA
- a CDS encoding CHASE domain-containing protein, with translation MTSLAWPLLKRRRTPDAEIDSAGQTSRRESWSIWLGRVAVLAAVYALGGAIGLDLAIPPGYATVVWPASGLALAGLLGWGRRHWPAVWLGSFAINVYHALGGSAGEISIGHALLNGTVFGAGASLQAVVAASAARRWFVSGIDLGTPRRLAAFLGAVLLAPCLISASVGTVMLALGTGIDLTLALRNWYTWYGGDVLGISAVLPTLLFSPISPVPLRWRGRVLRGVTALVAICLALATGATFVLWKHSVEQQYGRAQASFFAITTETERALDRRFEIYSQALGAAAGLLAVDPAMTERRWEAYVGATGLEQHLPGLLGIGTIEAMSSSDLDRLVREMERAGDPPLDVHPLTGRDWHYVVTLVAPFERNKRIYGLDLGFDPNRRAAMARARRIGQTVLTPQIGLLQKDRPSPGYLLLLPLGARPHGHDEKVPGFRWAYAPIEIDHIFAGLTTGQGQDFTLEVFEGDTTDPARRIYATGAGTEDAADPLFRRTARVTVSGRQWTLRWASLEPFETRAMSNEPLSVLLGGGLVTVLLGLLLSHFVRREATISREVDMATGELARVAEERRLAVEDLNESNRLLLLAEATMHVGHWQLDFVTGQVLWSDELFHIHGLPPGPSPSPAEVLEFYVPEDRAIVVAAIDAARKYGAPCRFAACVRRADGALRHVEIVAHVEPAEDGSPGGLFGVLADRTEEVELRNELLRTRDEARAAADAKSAFLANMSHDIRTPMNAVLGFAEMLHGADLPLEQHRQVGIILDSGRNMMSLLNDILDLSKIEAGRMELVERSFDVHALLGGAIELFRQSAAERGIALALDLDPAVPQWIRGDKVRIRQILDNLLSNAVKFTGKGQVTLAARVQRGKGAARLAISVSDTGIGIAADRQQHIFDGFTQADASIHERFGGTGLGLAICARLAALMGGTVAVESVTGHGSTFTLRLPLRPARARTEGVEEAAWGEEPDRPLALAGRVLVAEDNHINRMVVAAMLDRLGIEHVFAGDGEEAIAAVKAARAAGEPFAMVLMDIQMPRMGGHDAARALRRAGIDAEELPIVGLSANAFPEDTVAALEAGMQAHLTKPLRLEALAAVLAEFAGEPEGGGETDPGQAD, from the coding sequence ATGACATCCCTTGCCTGGCCCCTGCTGAAACGGCGCCGTACGCCCGATGCCGAAATCGATTCCGCTGGCCAGACCTCCCGCCGCGAGTCATGGTCGATCTGGCTGGGGCGTGTCGCGGTCCTGGCGGCGGTATATGCGCTGGGCGGGGCGATCGGCCTCGATCTGGCGATCCCCCCCGGCTACGCGACGGTCGTCTGGCCCGCTTCGGGGCTTGCGCTCGCGGGACTGCTGGGCTGGGGGCGGCGACACTGGCCGGCGGTCTGGCTGGGCTCCTTCGCGATCAACGTCTACCATGCCCTTGGCGGTTCGGCGGGCGAGATCTCGATCGGCCATGCGCTGCTCAACGGCACCGTGTTCGGCGCCGGGGCGAGCCTGCAGGCGGTTGTTGCGGCCAGCGCCGCGCGGCGCTGGTTCGTCTCGGGCATCGACCTCGGGACCCCGCGCCGTCTTGCCGCGTTCCTGGGGGCCGTGCTGCTGGCGCCCTGCCTGATTTCCGCCTCCGTCGGCACGGTGATGCTGGCTCTTGGCACGGGCATCGACCTGACGCTGGCGCTGCGCAACTGGTACACCTGGTACGGCGGTGACGTGCTGGGCATCTCGGCAGTGCTGCCGACCCTGCTGTTCTCGCCGATCTCGCCGGTGCCGCTGCGCTGGCGCGGGCGGGTGCTGCGCGGGGTCACGGCGCTGGTGGCGATCTGCCTGGCGCTGGCCACCGGGGCGACCTTCGTCCTGTGGAAGCACAGCGTGGAGCAGCAGTACGGGCGCGCCCAGGCCAGCTTCTTTGCCATCACCACCGAGACCGAGCGGGCGCTCGACCGCCGGTTCGAGATCTATTCGCAGGCGCTTGGCGCCGCGGCGGGCCTGCTGGCGGTGGACCCGGCGATGACCGAGCGGCGCTGGGAGGCCTATGTCGGCGCGACCGGACTGGAACAGCACCTGCCCGGGCTCCTCGGCATCGGCACGATCGAGGCGATGTCCTCGTCCGACCTCGACCGGCTGGTGCGCGAGATGGAGCGCGCGGGCGATCCCCCGCTCGATGTCCATCCCTTGACCGGGCGCGACTGGCATTACGTGGTCACGCTCGTCGCGCCGTTCGAGCGCAACAAGCGCATCTACGGGCTGGACCTGGGGTTCGATCCGAACCGCCGCGCGGCGATGGCGCGCGCGCGCCGGATCGGCCAGACGGTGCTGACGCCGCAGATCGGCCTGCTGCAGAAGGATCGGCCCAGCCCCGGCTACCTGCTGCTGCTGCCGCTCGGCGCGCGGCCGCACGGCCATGACGAGAAAGTGCCGGGCTTCCGCTGGGCCTATGCGCCGATCGAGATCGACCACATCTTTGCCGGACTGACCACCGGGCAGGGGCAGGACTTCACGCTGGAGGTCTTCGAAGGCGACACCACCGATCCGGCGCGCCGCATCTACGCCACCGGCGCGGGGACCGAGGATGCCGCCGATCCGCTGTTCCGGCGCACGGCCCGCGTCACCGTCTCCGGGCGGCAATGGACCTTGCGCTGGGCCAGCCTGGAGCCTTTCGAGACGCGGGCGATGTCGAACGAGCCGCTCAGCGTGCTGCTGGGCGGCGGGCTGGTCACGGTGCTGCTGGGGCTCCTGCTCAGCCACTTCGTGCGGCGCGAGGCGACGATCTCGCGCGAGGTGGACATGGCCACCGGCGAACTGGCCCGGGTCGCCGAGGAGCGGCGCCTCGCGGTGGAGGATCTCAACGAGAGCAACCGCCTCTTGCTGCTGGCGGAGGCAACCATGCATGTCGGCCACTGGCAGCTCGATTTCGTGACCGGGCAGGTGCTCTGGTCCGACGAATTGTTCCACATCCACGGCCTGCCTCCGGGACCGTCGCCGAGCCCTGCCGAAGTGCTCGAATTCTACGTGCCGGAGGACCGGGCGATCGTGGTGGCGGCCATCGATGCGGCGCGCAAGTATGGGGCGCCGTGCCGGTTTGCCGCCTGCGTGCGCCGCGCGGACGGGGCGCTGCGCCATGTCGAGATCGTCGCCCATGTCGAGCCTGCCGAGGATGGCAGCCCCGGCGGGCTGTTCGGCGTCCTGGCCGATCGCACCGAGGAAGTGGAACTGCGCAACGAACTCCTGCGCACGCGTGACGAGGCCCGTGCGGCGGCCGATGCCAAGAGCGCGTTCCTGGCCAACATGAGCCACGACATCCGCACGCCGATGAACGCGGTGCTGGGGTTCGCGGAAATGCTGCACGGCGCCGACCTGCCGCTGGAACAGCATCGGCAGGTCGGGATCATCCTCGATTCCGGCCGCAACATGATGAGCCTGCTCAACGACATCCTCGACCTTTCGAAAATCGAGGCCGGGCGCATGGAACTGGTCGAGCGCAGTTTCGACGTTCATGCCCTGCTTGGCGGGGCGATCGAGCTGTTCCGCCAGTCGGCGGCGGAACGCGGCATCGCGCTGGCCCTCGATCTCGATCCGGCGGTGCCGCAGTGGATCCGCGGCGACAAGGTGCGCATCCGCCAGATCCTCGACAACCTGCTCAGCAATGCGGTCAAGTTCACCGGCAAGGGGCAGGTCACGCTGGCGGCGCGGGTCCAGCGCGGCAAGGGCGCGGCGCGGCTGGCGATCTCAGTGAGCGATACCGGCATCGGCATCGCCGCGGACCGGCAGCAGCATATCTTCGACGGCTTCACCCAGGCCGATGCCTCGATCCATGAGCGGTTCGGCGGCACCGGACTGGGCCTCGCGATCTGCGCGCGGCTGGCGGCGCTGATGGGCGGCACCGTCGCGGTGGAGAGCGTGACCGGGCACGGCTCCACCTTCACGCTGCGCCTGCCGCTGCGGCCCGCGCGGGCGCGCACGGAAGGGGTGGAGGAGGCGGCCTGGGGAGAGGAACCGGATCGCCCGCTGGCGCTCGCCGGCCGGGTGCTGGTGGCGGAAGACAATCATATCAACCGCATGGTCGTGGCGGCCATGCTCGACCGGCTGGGCATCGAGCATGTCTTTGCGGGCGACGGCGAGGAGGCGATTGCCGCCGTCAAGGCCGCGCGGGCGGCGGGCGAGCCCTTCGCGATGGTGCTGATGGACATCCAGATGCCGCGCATGGGCGGCCACGATGCGGCGCGGGCCTTGCGCCGGGCGGGTATCGATGCCGAGGAACTGCCGATCGTCGGCCTTTCCGCCAATGCCTTCCCCGAGGATACCGTGGCCGCGCTCGAGGCCGGGATGCAGGCCCATCTCACCAAGCCGCTGCGACTGGAAGCGCTGGCCGCCGTGCTGGCTGAGTTTGCCGGCGAGCCGGAAGGCGGCGGCGAAACGGACCCGGGGCAGGCCGATTGA